In Triticum aestivum cultivar Chinese Spring chromosome 5B, IWGSC CS RefSeq v2.1, whole genome shotgun sequence, the following proteins share a genomic window:
- the LOC123114832 gene encoding serine carboxypeptidase 1-like: protein MRNNTMYYAVVALVILLGGGSLANAANQKEVLRAFLKSRAQTSANGPAEPDAWADPISSFRHLPTKCETPPAGSREADRIAALPGQPPRVNFGQYSGYVTVSEEYGRALFYYFVEAPYEASSKPLVLWLNGGPGCSSLGSGAMAELGPFRVNPDGKTLSRNRHAWNNLANVIFLESPAGVGFSYSNASIPSGDTRTAVDAYMFLLHWLERFPEYKGRDFYISGESYAGHYVPQLATVIVALRELGATDMNLKGIFVGNPLLDKSNNSYGKLEFLWSHGVISDEVWASVNAPCNNGCDDSFDEGDIDTYNIYAPVCIQSPDGGIHPSSYLPGYDPCIDAYIDAYLNNPEVQKAMHARTNTDWSECSESLNGWTDSPVSMMPTIGWLVDNGLRVWIYSGDMDDECPITATRYAVRDLNLTITKPWRPWYTPDNEVGGYAQQYEGGFTFASVRGAGHFVPSFQPKRSLVLLYSFMKGVLPPGALPPGVSEWSGA, encoded by the exons ATGAGGAACAATACCATGTACTACGCGGTAGTAGCACTGGTGATCCTACTGGGAGGAGGATCGCTCGCGAATGCGGCCAACCAGAAGGAGGTGCTGAGGGCCTTCCTCAAATCGAGGGCCCAGACGAGCGCGAACGGGCCCGCGGAGCCGGACGCGTGGGCCGACCCGATCAGCAGCTTCCGCCACCTGCCCACCAAGTGCGAGACCCCGCCGGCAGGCAGCAGGGAGGCCGACAGGATCGCGGCGCTGCCCGGCCAGCCCCCGCGCGTCAACTTCGGCCAGTACTCCGGCTACGTCACCGTGAGCGAGGAGTACGGCCGCGCGCTCTTCTACTACTTCGTCGAGGCCCCCTACGAGGCCTCCTCCAAGCCGCTCGTGCTCTGGCTCAACGGCGGGCCCGGGTGCTCGTCGCTCGGCTCCGGCGCCATGGCGGAGCTCGGCCCGTTCCGTGTGAACCCTGATGGGAAGACCCTGAGCAGAAACAGGCATGCCTGGAACAATT TGGCGAATGTGATCTTCCTGGAGTCGCCGGCGGGCGTCGGGTTCTCCTATTCGAACGCATCGATACCGAGCGGCGACACGAGGACAGCGGTGGACGCCTACATGTTCCTGCTCCACTGGCTGGAGAGGTTCCCCGAGTACAAGGGCCGCGACTTCTACATCTCCGGGGAGAGCTACGCCGGACACTACGTCCCCCAGCTCGCCACCGTCATCGTCGCCCTCCGCGAACTCGGTGCCACGGACATGAACCTCAAGGGCATCTTC GTCGGCAATCCGCTCCTCGATAAGTCCAATAACTCATATGGAAAGTTAGAGTTCCTGTGGAGCCACGGGGTGATCTCCGACGAGGTGTGGGCCAGCGTCAACGCGCCGTGCAACAACGGGTGCGACGACTCGTTCGATGAGGGCGACATCGATACGTACAACATTTACGCCCCGGTCTGCATCCAGTCGCCAGACGGGGGTATCCACCCCAGCAGCTAC TTACCAGGCTATGATCCGTGCATCGATGCCTATATCGACGCCTACCTCAACAATCCTGAGGTGCAGAAGGCTATGCATGCTAGAACCAACACCGATTGGTCAGAGTGCTC AGAGTCGTTAAACGGCTGGACCGATTCCCCAGTTTCCATGATGCCAACCATCGGTTGGCTTGTCGACAACGGATTAAGAGTCTGGATCTACAG TGGCGACATGGATGATGAGTGCCCGATTACCGCGACGAGGTACGCTGTCAGGGATCTCAATCTGACCATCACAAAGCCGTGGCGTCCATGGTACACCCCTGACAACGAG GTTGGAGGCTACGCTCAGCAATACGAGGGTGGGTTCACGTTTGCGTCGGTGCGAGGAGCTGGCCATTTCGTCCCTAGCTTCCAGCCCAAGAGATCACTTGTTCTTTTATACTCCTTCATGAAAGGAGTTCTGCCACCTGGTGCTCTGCCACCTGGGGTCTCAGAATGGAGCGGGGCCTAA